A genomic segment from Alteribacillus bidgolensis encodes:
- a CDS encoding YkyA family protein: MLVHKKKTFFLAAIIFFILSACGNSPEERVYSHLEEAVALEETFEDQQEPLMELEEQEQNIYEEMLTLGTEDLEEIEMLADEAIGYAEERTELLEKEKESIEEAYEEYKLGEEEMNNVEGAEEEAEAVQEAMDQRYNAYQSLYNSYEEAINDDIALYEAFTKEDLSIEELQSYIDEVNEAYQQVIDNRNMFNDYTDEYNEAKQAFYEAAGLDIQTETSEQEESDQDNDEETEE; the protein is encoded by the coding sequence GTGCTGGTACATAAAAAAAAGACTTTCTTTTTAGCTGCCATTATTTTTTTCATTTTAAGTGCATGTGGAAACAGTCCAGAAGAACGTGTATATTCTCATTTAGAAGAAGCAGTTGCTTTAGAAGAGACGTTTGAGGATCAACAAGAGCCATTAATGGAATTAGAAGAACAAGAACAAAATATATATGAGGAAATGCTTACGCTTGGAACAGAGGATCTAGAAGAAATAGAAATGCTTGCAGATGAAGCAATCGGTTATGCAGAAGAACGAACAGAGCTATTAGAAAAGGAAAAAGAAAGCATTGAAGAAGCCTATGAAGAGTATAAACTAGGTGAAGAAGAAATGAATAATGTAGAAGGTGCAGAAGAAGAAGCAGAGGCCGTACAGGAGGCAATGGATCAACGCTACAATGCTTATCAGTCTCTTTATAACAGTTACGAAGAAGCAATTAATGATGACATTGCCCTGTATGAAGCATTCACAAAGGAAGATTTGTCTATCGAAGAATTACAGTCCTATATTGATGAAGTGAATGAAGCGTATCAACAAGTTATAGATAACAGAAATATGTTTAATGATTATACAGATGAGTATAACGAAGCCAAACAAGCATTTTACGAAGCTGCAGGTCTAGACATACAAACGG